A window of Raineyella sp. W15-4 contains these coding sequences:
- a CDS encoding NAD(P)/FAD-dependent oxidoreductase — MDADVIVIGAGVAGLRCARVLEDAGLRVLTVDAGQSVGGRIRSSRIDGFICDWGLMTVNPQMPAVHRWVDLSRLDLHFPLAALLVRRTDGPQLFGDPRRVPRLLPSMVRSRMISAADLTALARWSSSGLVGGRVLDSDNDTTLLASLDEFRVRGALREELLLPVLSAMLADSSGTTSAAYAKWVLHSILAGTPGLPAGGMQALPELLASQLRDPVRLEVHASAVLETGGGVEVQTWGDTLRARKAVVAVSPEAVNQLLPVRRPRMQGVVTWWFRTPSAPFSLPVFALDGRGPIGPVWTAVEVTSFAPSYAPPDSHLVAAKTLLDRFDGRASVRVVRRHLAAIYGVPTDDWEVVAHFELPNAVPTHRPPLSDRQQVRIWDDVYVAGDHRKTGSIHGAMVSGQRAAEAVLVDLGIIGALPRRRRALPELYPLQPAASDPAAT, encoded by the coding sequence GTGGATGCCGATGTCATCGTGATCGGGGCCGGCGTTGCGGGTCTGCGGTGCGCCCGGGTGTTGGAGGACGCCGGCCTGCGCGTCCTCACCGTGGATGCCGGGCAGAGCGTCGGGGGACGGATCCGGTCCTCCCGGATCGACGGCTTCATCTGCGACTGGGGACTGATGACGGTCAACCCGCAGATGCCCGCCGTGCACCGGTGGGTGGACCTGTCCCGACTCGACCTGCACTTCCCGCTGGCTGCGCTGCTGGTCCGGCGGACCGACGGCCCGCAGCTCTTCGGCGACCCGCGCCGGGTCCCGCGGCTGCTGCCGTCAATGGTCCGCAGCCGGATGATCTCCGCGGCCGACCTCACTGCGCTGGCCCGCTGGTCGTCCAGCGGGTTGGTCGGCGGGCGGGTGCTCGACTCCGACAACGACACCACCCTGCTGGCCTCGTTGGACGAGTTCAGGGTGCGCGGCGCGCTGCGCGAGGAGTTGCTGCTCCCGGTGCTCTCCGCCATGCTCGCCGACAGCAGCGGGACGACTTCGGCGGCGTACGCGAAGTGGGTGCTGCACTCGATCCTGGCCGGCACCCCCGGGTTGCCGGCCGGGGGGATGCAGGCACTGCCGGAGCTGCTCGCCTCGCAGCTGCGCGACCCGGTCCGGCTGGAGGTGCACGCCTCGGCCGTGCTGGAGACCGGCGGCGGCGTGGAGGTGCAGACCTGGGGTGACACCCTGCGGGCCCGCAAGGCGGTGGTGGCGGTGAGCCCGGAGGCGGTGAACCAGCTGCTCCCGGTGCGCCGCCCGCGGATGCAGGGCGTGGTCACCTGGTGGTTCCGGACGCCGAGCGCGCCGTTCTCGCTGCCGGTCTTCGCCCTCGACGGGCGCGGGCCGATCGGGCCGGTGTGGACAGCGGTGGAGGTGACCAGCTTCGCCCCCTCGTACGCCCCGCCGGACAGCCACCTGGTGGCCGCGAAGACGCTGCTCGACCGGTTCGACGGGCGGGCCAGCGTCCGGGTCGTCCGCCGGCACCTGGCGGCGATCTACGGTGTGCCGACGGACGACTGGGAGGTGGTGGCGCACTTCGAGCTGCCGAACGCGGTGCCGACGCACCGGCCGCCGCTGTCGGATCGCCAGCAGGTACGGATCTGGGACGACGTGTACGTCGCCGGGGACCACCGCAAGACCGGGTCGATCCACGGCGCGATGGTGTCGGGGCAGCGCGCCGCCGAGGCGGTGCTGGTCGATCTGGGGATCATCGGGGCGCTGCCGCGGCGACGCCGCGCGCTGCCGGAGCTGTATCCGCTGCAGCCGGCCGCGAGCGACCCGGCGGCGACGTAG
- a CDS encoding heat shock protein transcriptional repressor HspR, which yields MVAESSRLPERIDRDAPIFAISVAARLAGMHPQTLRTYDRLGLVSPRRTSGRGRRYSPRDVERLRMIQHLSQVEGINLEGIRRILQMQDLVEELQGQVRELEERLREALIAPAGSRFFTADPSGSVRMGSSMGRPYPPRALTGR from the coding sequence ATGGTCGCCGAGTCGAGCCGGCTCCCGGAGCGGATCGACCGGGATGCGCCGATCTTCGCTATCTCGGTCGCGGCCCGACTCGCCGGCATGCACCCGCAGACGTTGCGGACGTACGACCGCCTCGGCCTGGTCTCCCCGCGGCGTACGTCCGGGCGGGGGCGGCGCTACTCGCCCCGCGACGTCGAGCGGTTGCGGATGATCCAGCACCTCAGCCAGGTCGAGGGGATCAACCTGGAGGGGATCCGCCGGATCCTCCAGATGCAGGACCTGGTCGAGGAGCTGCAGGGCCAGGTGCGGGAACTCGAGGAGCGGCTCCGGGAGGCGCTGATCGCCCCGGCCGGGTCCCGGTTCTTCACCGCCGACCCGTCGGGCAGTGTCCGGATGGGGTCCTCGATGGGCCGGCCGTACCCGCCCCGCGCGCTGACCGGCCGCTGA
- the dnaJ gene encoding molecular chaperone DnaJ, whose protein sequence is MSTKDWLEKDYYKVLGVSKDASQDDIKKAFRKLARENHPDANPGNADKAERFKAVSEANDVLSDPKKRKEYDQQRSLFGGGFRFNRGQGQASPNVDDLFRNATSGAGDFSDILGGLFGGSGGIRRTTSRSPRRGADVEGDVTIDFDQAVEGTTVSMQMVSDAPCPACSGTGAKSGTVPRVCPTCQGSGMRTATSGGVFQVTEPCPDCHGRGLIVDDPCPVCGGSGRGRSTHTMQVRIPAGVEDGQRIRLKGKGSQGEHGGGPGDLYVDVHVTPHKLFGRSGTNLTITVPVTFTEAALGAEIEVPTLHGQHVRLRIPAGTPNGRTFRVRGRGVARKDGSKGDLLVTIEVTVPASLPDKARNALLIYADEAGETNPRAALFAREP, encoded by the coding sequence GTGAGCACCAAGGACTGGCTCGAGAAGGACTACTACAAGGTCCTGGGCGTCTCGAAGGACGCCTCCCAGGACGACATCAAGAAGGCCTTCCGCAAGCTGGCGCGCGAGAACCACCCCGACGCCAACCCGGGCAACGCCGACAAGGCCGAGCGGTTCAAGGCCGTCTCGGAAGCCAACGACGTGCTGTCCGACCCGAAGAAGCGCAAGGAGTACGACCAGCAGCGCAGCCTGTTCGGTGGCGGCTTCCGGTTCAACCGCGGCCAGGGCCAGGCGTCCCCGAACGTCGACGACCTGTTCCGCAACGCCACCTCCGGCGCCGGCGACTTCTCCGACATCCTGGGCGGCCTGTTCGGCGGGTCCGGCGGGATCCGGCGGACCACCAGCCGCAGCCCGCGCCGCGGCGCCGACGTCGAGGGGGACGTGACGATCGACTTCGACCAGGCGGTCGAGGGCACCACCGTCTCGATGCAGATGGTCTCCGACGCCCCCTGCCCGGCCTGTTCCGGCACCGGCGCCAAGTCCGGCACCGTGCCGCGGGTCTGCCCGACCTGCCAGGGCTCCGGGATGCGGACAGCCACCTCCGGCGGCGTGTTCCAGGTGACCGAGCCCTGTCCGGACTGCCACGGTCGCGGCCTGATCGTCGACGACCCGTGCCCGGTCTGCGGCGGCTCGGGACGGGGCCGGTCGACCCACACCATGCAGGTGCGGATCCCGGCCGGGGTCGAGGACGGTCAGCGGATCCGGCTCAAGGGCAAGGGCTCGCAGGGCGAGCACGGCGGCGGCCCCGGCGACCTCTACGTCGACGTTCACGTCACCCCGCACAAGCTCTTCGGTCGCAGCGGCACCAACCTCACCATCACCGTGCCGGTGACCTTCACCGAGGCGGCGCTGGGGGCCGAGATCGAGGTGCCGACCCTGCACGGACAGCATGTCCGGCTGCGGATCCCTGCCGGGACGCCGAACGGACGTACGTTCCGGGTCCGCGGCCGGGGCGTGGCCCGCAAGGACGGCTCGAAGGGTGACCTGCTGGTGACCATCGAGGTGACGGTCCCGGCCAGCCTGCCCGACAAGGCGCGCAACGCGCTGCTGATCTACGCCGACGAGGCCGGCGAGACCAACCCGCGCGCGGCGCTCTTCGCCCGGGAGCCCTGA
- the grpE gene encoding nucleotide exchange factor GrpE, with amino-acid sequence MTDPESVNGGAEEQEGLHISDKRRFDPETYERRVPAPAAEEAAGTPGQPADEPAAAEEADTAPEEEEGEVPGEFVVPDDASALVADERVVELESQVRERTEDLQRLQAEYVNYKRRVDRDRDVARQSGIESVLADLLAVLDDLRAARAHEDLTGGFKAVAEEIEKVATKHGLEAYGTTGEAFDPQVHEALMHQPAPEGTEVDGPTVVAVLQPGYRIGERILRPARVAVTGA; translated from the coding sequence GTGACCGATCCCGAGAGCGTGAACGGCGGGGCGGAGGAGCAGGAGGGCCTGCACATCTCCGACAAGCGCCGTTTCGATCCCGAGACGTACGAGCGCCGTGTCCCGGCCCCGGCGGCCGAGGAGGCCGCCGGGACCCCGGGGCAGCCGGCCGATGAGCCCGCGGCGGCCGAGGAGGCCGACACCGCGCCCGAGGAAGAGGAGGGCGAGGTGCCCGGTGAGTTCGTGGTGCCCGACGACGCGAGCGCGCTGGTGGCGGACGAGCGGGTGGTGGAGCTGGAGTCCCAGGTGCGCGAGCGCACCGAGGACCTGCAGCGCCTCCAAGCGGAGTACGTGAACTACAAGCGCCGGGTCGACCGGGATCGTGACGTGGCCCGCCAGAGCGGGATCGAGTCGGTGCTGGCGGACCTGCTGGCGGTCCTCGACGACCTCCGTGCGGCCCGCGCCCACGAGGACCTCACCGGCGGCTTCAAGGCCGTCGCCGAGGAGATCGAGAAGGTCGCCACCAAGCACGGTCTGGAGGCGTACGGCACCACGGGCGAGGCCTTCGATCCGCAGGTCCACGAGGCGCTGATGCACCAGCCGGCTCCCGAGGGCACCGAGGTCGACGGGCCGACCGTCGTCGCGGTGCTGCAGCCCGGCTACCGGATCGGCGAGCGCATCCTGCGTCCCGCCCGGGTGGCCGTCACCGGGGCCTGA
- the dnaK gene encoding molecular chaperone DnaK codes for MARAVGIDLGTTNSVVAVLEGGEPTVIPNAEGARTTPSVVAFSKSGEVLVGEVAKRQAVTNVDRTIRSVKRHMGTTWTTKIDDKTYKPQQISAFVLQKLKRDAEAYLGETVTNAVITVPAYFSDAERQATKEAGEIAGLTVDRIINEPTAAALAYGLDKADQEQTVLVFDLGGGTFDVSLLDISDGVFEVKATKGDNRLGGDDWDNRVVEWMIKQFKNKNGVDLGQDKIARQRLQEAAEKAKIELSAASETSINLPYITLGESGPLHLEEKLSRAEFQKMTLDLLDRCRAPFNSVLQDASIAISKIDQVILVGGSTRMPAVVDLVKELTGGKEPNKSVNPDEVVALGASLQAGVLKGEVKDVLLLDVTPLSLGIETKGGVMTKIIERNTTIPTKRSEVFTTAEDSQPSVMIQVYQGEREFARDNKSLGNFELTGLMPAPRGVPQIEVTFDIDANGIVHVNAKDMATGKEQSMTVTGGSALGKDEINDMVKQAEAHAEEDRKRREEVDTRNEAEALVFRTEKLLKDNADKIGEDTKAPVDEALAELKKALEGEDIEAIKAGMEKLNTTSAAMGQAMYAAAQAQAAQEQQAASAEGDSDGGSSAQDDDVVDAEIVDDENDKGGKK; via the coding sequence ATGGCTCGTGCAGTAGGCATCGACCTCGGCACCACCAACTCTGTCGTCGCCGTCCTCGAGGGCGGCGAGCCGACGGTCATCCCGAACGCCGAGGGTGCCCGTACGACCCCGTCCGTCGTCGCCTTCTCCAAGAGCGGTGAGGTCCTGGTCGGCGAGGTCGCCAAGCGTCAGGCCGTCACCAACGTCGATCGTACGATCCGCTCGGTGAAGCGCCACATGGGCACCACCTGGACGACGAAGATCGACGACAAGACCTACAAGCCGCAGCAGATCTCCGCCTTCGTGCTGCAGAAGCTGAAGCGGGACGCCGAGGCGTACCTGGGTGAGACCGTCACCAATGCCGTCATCACCGTCCCGGCCTACTTCTCCGACGCGGAGCGCCAGGCCACCAAGGAGGCCGGGGAGATCGCCGGCCTGACCGTCGACCGGATCATCAACGAGCCGACCGCTGCGGCACTGGCGTACGGTCTGGACAAGGCCGACCAGGAGCAGACCGTGCTGGTCTTCGACCTCGGTGGCGGCACTTTCGACGTCTCCCTGCTGGACATCTCCGACGGCGTGTTCGAGGTCAAGGCCACCAAGGGTGACAACCGGCTGGGCGGCGACGACTGGGACAACCGGGTCGTCGAGTGGATGATCAAGCAGTTCAAGAACAAGAACGGCGTCGACCTCGGCCAGGACAAGATCGCCCGCCAGCGCCTCCAGGAGGCCGCCGAGAAGGCGAAGATCGAGCTGTCCGCCGCATCCGAGACCTCGATCAACCTGCCCTACATCACCCTGGGCGAGTCCGGGCCGCTGCACCTCGAGGAGAAGCTGTCCCGGGCCGAGTTCCAGAAGATGACCCTCGACCTGCTCGACCGCTGCCGCGCCCCGTTCAACTCGGTGCTGCAGGACGCCAGCATCGCCATCTCCAAGATCGACCAGGTGATCCTGGTCGGTGGCTCCACCCGGATGCCGGCCGTCGTCGACCTGGTCAAGGAGCTGACCGGTGGCAAGGAGCCGAACAAGTCGGTCAACCCCGACGAGGTCGTCGCCCTGGGCGCCTCCCTGCAGGCCGGTGTGCTGAAGGGTGAGGTCAAGGACGTCCTGCTGCTCGACGTCACCCCGCTGAGCCTGGGCATCGAGACCAAGGGCGGGGTGATGACCAAGATCATCGAACGCAACACCACCATCCCGACCAAGCGCTCGGAGGTGTTCACCACCGCCGAGGACAGCCAGCCGTCGGTGATGATCCAGGTCTACCAGGGCGAGCGCGAGTTCGCCCGGGACAACAAGTCGCTCGGCAACTTCGAACTGACCGGCCTGATGCCCGCCCCGCGCGGCGTGCCGCAGATCGAGGTCACCTTCGACATCGACGCCAACGGCATCGTCCACGTCAACGCCAAGGACATGGCCACCGGCAAGGAGCAGTCGATGACCGTCACCGGCGGCTCGGCGCTCGGCAAGGACGAGATCAACGACATGGTCAAGCAGGCCGAGGCACACGCCGAGGAGGACCGCAAACGTCGTGAGGAGGTCGACACCCGCAACGAGGCCGAGGCCCTGGTCTTCCGCACCGAGAAGCTGCTGAAGGACAACGCCGACAAGATCGGTGAGGACACCAAGGCCCCGGTCGACGAGGCGCTCGCCGAGCTGAAGAAGGCTCTGGAGGGCGAGGACATCGAGGCGATCAAGGCCGGCATGGAGAAGCTCAACACGACCTCCGCCGCGATGGGCCAGGCGATGTACGCCGCCGCCCAGGCGCAGGCCGCGCAGGAGCAGCAGGCCGCCTCCGCCGAGGGTGACAGCGACGGCGGCTCGTCCGCTCAGGACGACGACGTGGTCGACGCCGAGATCGTGGACGACGAGAACGACAAGGGTGGCAAGAAGTGA
- a CDS encoding multidrug efflux SMR transporter — translation MSWLILVASGVMEAVWATALGASHGFRRPVATITFFVSLILSMLGLARAMTDLPTGTAYAVWVGIGATLTVVVGLVTGTERLTVARCLLLVLLIGSVAGLKAVS, via the coding sequence ATGTCTTGGTTGATCCTCGTCGCCTCCGGAGTGATGGAAGCCGTCTGGGCCACCGCCTTGGGTGCTTCCCACGGTTTCCGGCGGCCGGTGGCCACCATCACGTTCTTCGTCTCCCTGATCCTCAGCATGCTCGGTCTTGCTCGGGCGATGACCGACCTGCCGACCGGGACCGCGTACGCGGTCTGGGTGGGGATCGGTGCCACCCTCACCGTCGTGGTCGGCCTGGTCACCGGGACCGAACGCCTCACGGTCGCCCGCTGCCTCCTGCTGGTCCTGCTGATCGGGTCGGTCGCCGGACTGAAGGCGGTGAGCTGA
- a CDS encoding multidrug efflux SMR transporter — MAWVVLLISAVFEAVWATALGQSDGLSRPIPSLVFLVALAASMVGLGRATRRIPIGTAYAVWVGVGAALTVGWAIATGSETVSPWKLVFIGGIVAAVVGLKLVATAPRDVSSR, encoded by the coding sequence ATGGCTTGGGTCGTCCTGCTGATCAGCGCGGTGTTCGAGGCGGTCTGGGCGACCGCCCTCGGACAGTCCGACGGGCTCTCCCGGCCGATCCCCAGCCTCGTCTTCCTGGTGGCGCTCGCGGCCAGCATGGTCGGCCTCGGGCGAGCCACCCGGCGGATCCCGATCGGCACCGCGTACGCCGTGTGGGTCGGGGTCGGTGCGGCACTGACCGTCGGCTGGGCGATAGCCACCGGTTCCGAGACGGTCTCGCCGTGGAAACTGGTGTTCATCGGCGGCATCGTGGCTGCGGTGGTCGGACTGAAGCTCGTGGCGACGGCACCACGCGACGTTTCGTCGCGGTGA
- a CDS encoding phosphotransferase enzyme family protein, protein MMLETAPLPDLTSERQLSQQVAARAAAAHGFGSAATIELLQVSENATFLATERCSYGDRSAVIRVHPADNRDPEAIESELVWLDVLRERSILPAIRPLATATGERVLSFPVGGMVRHAVAFETIAGSTTDEALLRPADFHRLGRIAATLHESVRHIHRPVTRFSWDWEHTLGTGARWGRWEDGPGMTPALVADIEPAVRLLKNRLAVYGRDPRRFGLIHADLRVANLVGDAEGYTVIDFDDCGFGWFMYDFAAAVSFLETDPRLHSWQQAWTAGYREVRPLSRKDEVMLPSFVMMRRLMLQAWLGSHPDATETARLGDSYAEGTAELARIYLANAGRLFAAA, encoded by the coding sequence ATGATGCTCGAAACCGCACCCCTTCCCGACCTGACGTCGGAGCGACAGCTGTCCCAGCAGGTCGCCGCCCGGGCGGCCGCCGCGCACGGCTTCGGCAGCGCCGCGACGATCGAGCTGCTCCAGGTGTCGGAGAACGCGACCTTTCTGGCCACCGAGCGCTGCTCGTACGGCGACCGGTCGGCGGTGATCCGCGTACACCCCGCCGACAACCGCGACCCCGAGGCGATCGAGTCGGAACTGGTCTGGCTCGACGTCCTGCGCGAACGCAGCATCCTCCCGGCGATCCGACCGCTCGCCACCGCCACCGGGGAGCGGGTGCTGTCCTTCCCGGTCGGCGGTATGGTCCGCCACGCGGTGGCGTTCGAGACGATCGCCGGCAGCACCACCGACGAGGCCCTGCTGCGTCCCGCCGATTTCCACCGGCTCGGCCGGATCGCCGCGACTCTGCACGAGAGCGTGCGGCACATCCACCGGCCGGTCACCCGGTTCTCCTGGGACTGGGAACACACCCTCGGCACCGGAGCGCGCTGGGGACGGTGGGAGGACGGCCCGGGGATGACCCCCGCACTCGTCGCGGACATCGAGCCGGCCGTCCGGCTGCTGAAGAACCGGCTGGCGGTGTACGGCCGCGATCCCCGCCGGTTCGGACTGATCCACGCCGACCTGCGGGTCGCCAACCTGGTCGGGGACGCCGAGGGGTACACCGTCATCGACTTCGACGACTGCGGCTTCGGCTGGTTCATGTACGACTTCGCCGCCGCGGTCTCCTTCCTGGAGACCGATCCCCGGCTGCACAGCTGGCAGCAGGCCTGGACCGCCGGCTACCGCGAGGTGCGTCCGCTGTCCCGCAAGGACGAGGTGATGCTGCCGAGCTTCGTGATGATGCGGCGGCTGATGCTGCAGGCCTGGCTGGGCAGCCACCCCGATGCCACCGAGACCGCCCGGCTCGGCGACTCGTACGCCGAGGGGACCGCGGAGCTGGCCCGGATCTACCTGGCCAACGCCGGCCGGCTCTTCGCCGCCGCCTGA
- a CDS encoding ethanolamine ammonia-lyase subunit EutB produces the protein MTTYRQILNGVAHRFDGLVEVLAKASPRRSGDELAGCAARSAAERAAAQWALADIPLTTFLTEEVVPYDTDDVTRLIIDGHDPEAFAEISQLTVGGLREWLLDAVTRPDAAARLGRIAAGLTPEMVAATSKIMAGQDLIAVAAAVHHPAAFRTTVGLPGRLATRLQPNHPTDDPSGVAAAIIDGLLMGAGDAVIGINPASDSPQAAADLVRLLDDVRVQLDAPIQSCVLTHVTTTIGLIEAGLPVDLVFQSIAGTQAANRSFGVTLPLLAEARAAGESLGRGTVGGNVMYFETGQGSALSAHAHIGVGGKPVDQQTLEARAYGVARAYDPLLVNSVVGFIGPEYLYDGKQIIRAGLEDNFCGTLLGLPMGVDVCYTNHTEADADDMDVLLTLLGAAGTAYVICVPGTDDVMLGYQSASFHDALYVRRTLGLRPAPEFEAWLASLGMIDDAGRIIPLPAIGSPLAALTTKVA, from the coding sequence GTGACCACCTACCGGCAGATCCTCAACGGTGTCGCCCACCGGTTCGATGGGCTGGTGGAGGTGTTGGCCAAGGCCTCGCCACGGCGGTCGGGTGACGAACTCGCCGGCTGCGCGGCCCGTTCTGCCGCGGAGCGGGCGGCCGCCCAGTGGGCCCTGGCCGACATCCCGCTCACCACCTTCCTCACCGAGGAGGTGGTGCCGTACGACACCGACGACGTCACCCGGCTGATCATCGACGGCCACGATCCGGAGGCCTTCGCGGAGATCTCCCAGCTCACCGTGGGAGGTCTGCGGGAGTGGCTGCTGGACGCGGTGACCCGGCCCGACGCGGCCGCCCGGCTGGGCCGGATCGCCGCCGGGCTCACCCCCGAGATGGTCGCGGCCACCTCGAAGATCATGGCCGGCCAGGATCTGATCGCGGTCGCCGCGGCGGTGCACCACCCGGCGGCGTTCCGCACCACGGTGGGGCTGCCGGGCCGGCTCGCCACCCGGCTGCAGCCCAATCACCCGACCGACGACCCGTCCGGTGTCGCGGCGGCGATCATCGACGGGCTGCTGATGGGGGCCGGGGACGCGGTGATCGGGATCAACCCGGCGAGCGACTCCCCACAGGCGGCCGCCGACCTGGTGCGACTGCTCGACGACGTCCGGGTGCAGCTGGACGCGCCGATCCAGTCGTGCGTGCTGACCCATGTCACCACCACGATCGGGCTGATCGAGGCCGGCCTGCCGGTCGACCTGGTCTTCCAGTCGATCGCCGGCACCCAGGCGGCCAACCGCAGCTTCGGCGTCACCCTGCCACTGCTCGCCGAGGCCCGGGCCGCGGGCGAGTCCCTCGGCCGGGGCACCGTCGGTGGCAACGTGATGTACTTCGAGACCGGCCAGGGCTCGGCGCTGTCGGCGCATGCACACATCGGGGTCGGCGGCAAACCGGTGGACCAGCAGACCCTGGAGGCCCGGGCGTACGGCGTGGCCCGCGCGTACGATCCCCTGCTGGTCAACAGCGTGGTCGGCTTCATCGGCCCGGAGTACCTCTACGACGGCAAGCAGATCATCCGCGCCGGGCTGGAGGACAACTTCTGCGGCACGTTGCTCGGCCTGCCGATGGGCGTCGACGTCTGCTACACCAACCACACCGAGGCCGACGCCGACGACATGGACGTGCTGCTGACCCTGCTCGGCGCCGCCGGCACGGCGTACGTCATCTGCGTGCCCGGCACCGATGACGTCATGCTCGGCTACCAGTCGGCGTCCTTCCACGACGCGCTCTACGTCCGGCGGACCCTGGGACTGCGACCGGCACCCGAGTTCGAGGCCTGGCTGGCCTCGCTCGGGATGATCGACGACGCCGGCCGGATCATCCCGTTGCCCGCCATCGGCTCCCCGCTGGCGGCCCTGACGACGAAGGTGGCGTGA
- the eutC gene encoding ethanolamine ammonia-lyase subunit EutC has product MGEPLLLHDESADPADGERAFWDLLRTRTQARIGLGHAGDSLPTTAALTLRAAHAAARDAIHLPLDVATLAAEVATLGIGPASVITSRAADRAEYLRRPDLGKLPADLPHPSVGADIGILIADGLSPRAVTDHAVGQLAALLIALPKNLVVARPVIATNARVALGDRVGRALGATTMVVLIGERPGLSVVDSLGIYLTHLPGPGRTDADRNCISNIHPPSGLSYQRAAAIAANLVVGARALGRSGVDLKDTSAMFAPLDPDAQAPLLPGGRGR; this is encoded by the coding sequence ATGGGCGAGCCGCTCCTGCTGCACGACGAGTCCGCCGATCCGGCCGACGGCGAGCGCGCCTTCTGGGACCTGCTGCGGACGCGTACGCAGGCCAGGATCGGGCTCGGTCACGCCGGGGACAGCCTGCCCACCACCGCGGCGCTGACCCTGCGGGCCGCCCACGCCGCCGCCCGCGACGCCATCCACCTCCCGCTCGACGTCGCGACCCTGGCGGCGGAGGTGGCGACCCTGGGGATCGGGCCGGCCAGCGTGATCACCAGCCGGGCCGCCGACCGGGCCGAATACCTGCGGCGCCCCGATCTCGGGAAGCTGCCGGCCGATCTGCCCCATCCATCGGTGGGTGCCGACATCGGGATCCTGATCGCGGACGGGCTCTCCCCCCGGGCGGTGACCGACCACGCCGTCGGTCAGCTCGCGGCGCTGCTCATCGCGCTGCCGAAGAACCTCGTGGTGGCCCGTCCGGTGATCGCCACGAATGCCCGGGTCGCTCTCGGCGACCGGGTCGGCCGGGCCCTCGGCGCCACCACGATGGTGGTGCTGATCGGCGAGCGGCCCGGCCTGTCGGTGGTCGACAGCCTCGGCATCTACCTCACCCACCTCCCCGGACCAGGGCGTACGGATGCGGATCGCAACTGCATCTCGAACATCCATCCGCCGTCCGGACTGTCCTACCAGCGGGCCGCGGCGATCGCGGCGAACCTTGTCGTCGGCGCCCGGGCGTTGGGCCGTTCCGGGGTGGATCTCAAGGACACCTCCGCGATGTTCGCTCCCCTCGACCCGGACGCCCAGGCTCCGCTGCTACCGGGAGGCCGGGGGCGCTGA
- a CDS encoding cation:proton antiporter translates to MSFAVLALLCLVALAGPVLSLPRGSHLPVVVGELAVGLVLGATGLRVLPASDPTFSFLADIGFGLVMFVAGSHVPVRDPALRTGLQIGLLRALFVGALAALLGAGLGMLFGTGHGALYAVVLASSSAAMVMPALNGLPLDGRAIVQLLPQVALADAASIVLLPLVIDPAHVMRAGIGAVAVLAAAALVLLFLRWLERTGRRKAIHDLSQDHSLAIELRLALTLLFALAALAATLHVSIMLAGFALGLAYAAIGEPRRLSHQIFAVTEGLFSPIFFVWLGASLDLRQLGSHPAAIGLGLALGLGALVVHGAMVVTRQPLPVAALTAAQMGVPVAAATLGTNLGVLSPGEDSALLLSALVTVVAVGLLSGPVGRIATAGAEQAAGTKGDATKGDATRGDTGSDDTGGGDTKDEGSAPPASR, encoded by the coding sequence ATGAGCTTCGCCGTCCTGGCCCTGCTCTGCCTGGTGGCCCTCGCCGGCCCGGTGCTGAGCCTCCCCCGGGGCTCGCACCTGCCGGTGGTGGTCGGTGAACTGGCGGTCGGCCTGGTGCTGGGGGCCACCGGCCTGCGGGTGCTGCCCGCCTCCGACCCCACCTTCTCCTTCCTGGCCGACATCGGGTTCGGCCTGGTGATGTTCGTCGCCGGCTCCCATGTCCCGGTCCGGGACCCGGCACTGCGGACCGGGCTCCAGATCGGCCTGCTCCGGGCGCTGTTCGTGGGGGCGCTCGCTGCGCTGCTCGGTGCCGGGCTGGGGATGCTCTTCGGCACCGGGCACGGCGCCCTCTATGCGGTGGTGCTGGCCTCCTCGTCGGCGGCCATGGTGATGCCGGCCCTCAACGGGCTGCCGCTGGACGGGCGGGCGATCGTCCAGCTGCTGCCACAGGTGGCGCTGGCCGACGCCGCGTCGATCGTGTTGCTGCCGCTGGTGATCGACCCCGCCCATGTGATGCGCGCGGGGATTGGCGCCGTTGCCGTGCTCGCGGCGGCCGCGCTGGTCCTCCTCTTCCTGCGCTGGCTGGAGCGGACGGGTCGACGCAAGGCCATCCATGACCTCTCCCAGGACCACAGCCTGGCGATCGAACTGCGCCTGGCGCTCACCCTGTTGTTCGCGCTGGCCGCGCTGGCGGCCACCCTGCACGTCTCGATCATGCTGGCCGGCTTCGCACTGGGCCTGGCGTACGCCGCGATCGGGGAACCCCGGCGGCTCTCCCATCAGATCTTCGCGGTCACCGAGGGGCTGTTCTCGCCGATCTTCTTCGTCTGGCTGGGGGCCTCGCTCGACCTGCGACAGCTCGGCTCCCACCCGGCAGCGATCGGACTGGGGCTGGCGCTGGGCCTGGGGGCTCTGGTCGTGCACGGCGCGATGGTGGTGACCCGCCAGCCGCTGCCGGTGGCCGCCCTCACCGCCGCCCAGATGGGGGTGCCGGTGGCCGCCGCCACCCTGGGCACGAACCTCGGGGTGCTCAGCCCCGGTGAGGATTCGGCCCTGCTGCTCAGTGCGCTGGTGACGGTGGTCGCCGTCGGGCTGCTCTCCGGACCGGTGGGCCGGATCGCGACAGCCGGGGCCGAGCAGGCCGCCGGTACGAAGGGCGACGCCACGAAGGGCGACGCCACAAGGGGCGATACGGGCAGCGACGACACCGGCGGCGGCGATACGAAGGATGAGGGCTCAGCGCCCCCGGCCTCCCGGTAG